A stretch of Castanea sativa cultivar Marrone di Chiusa Pesio chromosome 2, ASM4071231v1 DNA encodes these proteins:
- the LOC142626160 gene encoding F-box protein At4g35733-like, translating into MTDKRNMSERMEWAVLPEILLPTIGKCIDTHIDNLRFRSVCTLWRSSIPPFDSISRRRFPLDFPNLFPFPFPELLLDPEEADHYETFLTLFEIKLTLHQSILYRLQRVHPLPSDKAWLIKVEDRKLCLFDPLSAHRQRYELPNNFNLLDFQHLELTRAYSLEIEPNLIQFGSVNKVVMYPNSPSINLNDSHVFVIYNEGKLGHAKCGDESWTSVGEDRKDFDDVIVYEGRFYVVDRFGIVYWINVSSLGLQQFYPRISYGDHELGTKKYLVESGGALYVVDKYDIGRVRFKVYKLNEESDGSSVWDLMESLSDRAFILGRGCSLSVSAGEFFGYEGNCIYFTHQNQTHVFKLEDDSNANVDI; encoded by the coding sequence ATGACCGACAAACGAAACATGAGTGAGAGAATGGAGTGGGCGGTACTTCCCGAGATACTGTTACCAACGATCGGCAAATGCATCGATACCCACATCGACAATCTTCGATTCCGCAGTGTCTGTACATTGTGGCGCTCCTCTATCCCTCCATTTGACTCCATCTCTCGTCGTCGCTTCCCTCTCGATTTCCCTAACctttttcctttccctttccctGAGTTATTGCTAGATCCCGAAGAAGCTGATCACTACGAAACCTTTCTCACTCTCTTCGAAATAAAATTAACTCTCCACCAAAGCATTCTCTATCGTCTACAAAGAGTACATCCCTTACCTTCTGATAAGGCCTGGTTGATCAAGGTTGAAGACCGCAAACTGTGTCTTTTCGATCCACTCTCCGCACATCGACAAAGGTATGAGCTCCCCAACAACTTCAATTTATTGGACTTCCAGCACCTCGAATTAACTAGAGCCTATTCGCTTGAAATAGAGCCAAACCTCATTCAATTTGGCTCTGTTAACAAAGTTGTAATGTACCCCAATTCGCCTTCTATCAATTTAAACGACTCTCACGTTTTTGTCATCTACAATGAAGGAAAATTAGGCCACGCAAAATGTGGGGACGAGAGTTGGACCTCTGTAGGCGAGGACAGAAAAGATTTTGATGATGTTATTGTGTATGAGGGCCGATTCTACGTGGTTGATCGATTTGGAATAGTTTATTGGATCAACGTTTCGTCGTTGGGGTTGCAACAGTTTTATCCTCGGATATCTTATGGTGATCATGAGTTGGGTACAAAGAAGTATTTGGTGGAGTCGGGTGGAGCTCTCTATGTTGTTGATAAGTACGACATAGGGAGAGTTCGTTTCAAAGTTTATAAGCTGAATGAAGAGTCAGATGGGAGTTCTGTATGGGATTTAATGGAAAGCTTGAGCGATCGAGCTTTTATTTTAGGTCGTGGTTGTTCGCTTTCTGTTTCGGCTGGAGAGTTTTTCGGATACGAGGGGAATTGCATTTACTTCACTCACCAAAATCAAACTCATGTTTTCAAGTTAGAGGATGACAGCAATGCCAATGTAGATATTTGA